In the genome of Fusarium poae strain DAOMC 252244 chromosome 1, whole genome shotgun sequence, the window CTTTCTCTAGAGAACCCCCCCCATACATTAAGTCCACACTTTTTCAAAAGGCTAGAGACGTTAACAAGATAGATAGGTAGTTACAGCTTTCCAAACGGCTTTCTATAGGGTAACTTTAGCTGACCTGACAAGCATTACAGCAGCCACTAATTAATGTACGTAACATtagtacctagtaggtactaGTCTTCCCCTGCATGCCGGAGCTTGGAGCTTCTGCTCGCTGAAACGAACTGCCTGACGCCACTAACAACCAATCAGACGCGTCAGCATAACCCCGTCCATCAGCGGGCAGTTTGGCGCGTCATACCTTGGCTTCCAGGTATCACCAGGTCATCGTTGCTGGGTCGCCCGTCTTGTCTTTTGACTGTCGCAAACTTTCCACCCGTGATCGCATCTTTTTTCCCAACGACAACCGTTAAACTCATCCCGTATCCATCAATCTCGTAACCTCCTATCAACTCTGTTCACCTATCCGCCCGTCCACTCACCCCCTCACTCATTCAATTGACTTGAATTTAACTGAGCCGCAATGTCCGACGTCACAGAGCAGACTGCGCCTGCCATTGAGAAGGCCGCTGCCACATCCAACGAGTCGCTCGCACCTCCTGCTGACGATGTCGCAAACGTTACTGAAAAAGTAGAGTCTGCTACCATCACACCTGCTATCGGCACTCCCAGCGTCGGCACCCCCAACACCGACTTCCTCATTGCGAACGACCAAGACCCCAACAGCAAGAAGGTTACTCTTGCCGACCTGTCCGCAAAGGGCGCTGCCTTATACGCCCACAGGAACTACGAGGAGGCCGCCGAGGTATTCTCCAGAGCCAGCATCCTCCAAGCCGAGCTCAATGGTGAGATATCGCCCGACAATGCTGAGATCCTCTTCCACTACGGCCGCAGCTTGTTCAAGGTCGGCCAAAGTAAAAGCGATGTTCTCGGAGGCACGGCTGCCCccgagaaaaagaagaagagcgccGAGACCAGGCCCAAAAAGCCCGCCCAAGCCGAAGCCGAGAATGTGGCACAAGAAAGCATCGACATTGTCGCCGAGCAAAAAGAAGGAGAGAAGAAGTTAGAAGACATCAAGGGGGACAAGAAGGCCCTGTTCCAGTTCACTGGCGACGAGAACTTTGATGAGtccgacgaggaagaggtACGTCCCAATCATTGAATACCATCTCCCTTGGTTATGCTAACTGTTCCCCCAAGGATGctgaggacgaggaggacgaggaagaagacgacgactTAGCTACTGCTTTCGAGATTCTCGACCTTGCTCGAGTGTGTTACCTTAAGAGACTTGAAGCGCTCGAAAAAGAGGAGCAGGACGAGAGTAGCAAAGGCAAAGAGGTTGCAGAGGGCGATTCGCCCGTTATGCGACATGTGAAGGAGCGCCTCGCTGACACCCATGATGCTCTTTCTGAGATCTCCCTCGAGAATGAACGGTTCGCGAAACTCTGATATGAAACTGGCCTGACTCTTGACCTAACACCACAATAGCTACCCCAATGCCATCGAAGACGGCCGAACATCACTCAAGTACAAGCTTGAGCTGTACCCCGAGGAGTCTGAGATTATCGCCGAAGCCCACTTCAAGCTTTCCTTGGCTCTGGAGTTTGCTTCAGTAACCACACCTGGCGACGATGGTGCGAACGCTAAGCGCGAGGAAATGGACCAAGGCCTGCGCGACGAAGCTGTCAAGGAGATGGAACTGGCCATTAAGAGttccaagctcaagcttcaGAATAAGGAGGTGGAGCTAGCTACCATGGCATCTCCCGAGGACAACGAGTTGGCGCGAAAGTCGATCCAGGAAATGAAGGAAGTTATTGGCGACATGGAGCAACGTGTAAGTACAATCTGGACCATCTTGGATGTATAAAAGTCTATCTGCTAACCCTGAACAGCTTGTCGACCTGCGCAACGACCCTGTTGATACTAAGGACATTCTTGGCGCCGATGCATCCATCGGTGGTATTCTCGGTGCTGCCATCGGCGAGTCCGCTGATGAGACCAAGGCCCGAGTCGAGGAGGCCAAAAAGACCGCTACTGATCTCAGCGGATTGGTtcgcaagaagaacaaggaggagACTGCCACAGAAGCTGCCCCTAAGCTCGCACCAGAAGCTGAGGCTAACGGTAAGCGAAAGGCCGAGGAGCCAGCTGAAGACGCTGAGGCGAAGAAGACCAGGGTGGAAGCCTAGATACAGCAACGAACTGCACCACTCGGCTGTCGATTGAGAGGAAAAAATCATGAGCGGAGTTAGGGTTGATAGCATTCCCTTTGGTGAATGAGGGACAGGAAGAATGTGTGTGTACGATTAGTTAAAAATGATGTATCGGTAATAATGGGTTATATGTTTTGTGAAACGAGGGACAGGTCCTCACAACTTGATATTGGATTCTTTATGTTTTACAGTGCACCCGAATCACTTATTCATTTACATACAGAGACAGATGTAAAAAGGTCAAACATTGATCGTAATGGTCCGAGGTTTACGTGACCCTGTTTGTAACCGACACATTCGACATAAATAATGGTCCAGAGCAGCGTAATCTAATTCTCACAGAGAAAAGCGTGCTATTTAGAACCAGAAGACTTCCAGAACGAGTTAGCTTTGTTTACATATATAAGGGGAGAAGATTGTCAAGATTAAACTAAACACAACATTAACTGTTTGTTGGGAGGAAACCTCCATAATATATATCATCACAAGATCAAGGTttgggaaaaaagaaagatctCCTAATTACCACGAAGGAAAATAGTAAAGATAGATATATATCGACATGCGTCAAACATGAAAGTGCGTTTCTATTATGAATCGCTTGCAAGCCATGTAAACACCCCTTCGTTACTTTTGACACCCTATCCCTTACCCAAACAGAAAAAACGAACaacttctcttcttcacagCTACTACTACAGCTTGTAGTTTCCACCTGAAGCAATCTTGAcgttcttggccttgttgcCATCCACATCGGTAATCTCTCCCTTGCGGTTGATAACCTTGACACCACCCTTCTTGAGGTCGGCGACAGCGTCGCGCTGCATCTTGGCCCGCTTGCTGACGACCTTGCCGCCATCGACACCGCCGGCCTTGCGCACGCGCTCCTTCTCGCGACGGCGACGGCGAGCCTTGTCCTCGCGCGACATCTCTTGGCGCGCAACAGGTAGACCGGCCTTGGTGACGACTTCGCCATTGGCAGCCTTCTCGGTGGAACCAGCCTTGTAGATTTCCTGGGGAGCCATGCGGCTGCTCTCGCCAGTGACACCCTGTGCTGTTGTGGGTTGGGCATCCTCCATGGCGATGGTCGCGACGTCGGCGACGACTGACAGGGAGGGAGCtgtgggcttgggcttgtaGTGCCATGAGCTGAGCGAGTCAAGACGAGCACAGACATCCTTCCACATTGCCTCAAcctccttctcttctctctgtAGCTTCTCGTCCGATTGGCTGACGTAGCTATCGGGGTCCTGGTTCTTGACGTGCTCTTCCTCGTAGATTTCTGCCAGACCCTTTGTAGCCTTGCTatcgtcaagctcaacaagacCGCGGCGTGTGCCTGCAGCTGCGCCCTCTGTGTCGGGTCGTCGACGGATAACCTCGTCAAACTCCTGTGCTAAAATACGGCGTTTAATAAGGTCCTCGATACTTTCGCTAACTTCGGGGGTAATGACAGGGATAGGTTTGCCAACGTGCTCAAAGTCAAGATCTTCTTCGAGCAGCGAGTTAACAGGACGATCAACAGCAGCGGCTTCACCAGATAATGCCCACTCTCGCTTGGCAACGGATGCAGCCTCAAGCTTGCGGATCTCCTCAGCAAGCTTGGCTTGCCTGCGCTCGTGAGCTGAGCGTCGTGACTTAGGGTCTCCAGCGGAGACATCAGATAGTGCATCATCAGAGTCCTCCTGTTCTGACTCGTCGTCGAAGAGGTCCCTTTTAACATCGGCCATGGCCCTCTCAACGTCGGCGTCGTCGGGCTTTTCATTTTGGAATTTGACAGACTTTTTAGGCTTGCCACCCTGATACTTCCTGCGTGGTGGTGCAAAGAAGTCCTTGTAGTAGACCTCGTTGGCGTTCATATCGTTTTCCTCATCGTCCATATCGTCCATGTCCATACCCTCGTCCTCGCTGTCGCCTTCTGGGGCATTGAGGTCCACATTACCGAACGTGGGACCACCTTCGTCGTCACTatcctcttcgtcttcggCTGGCTGTGCCTTCTGAGACTTTGCGTTAGGCTTAGCGGCAGATAGAGGATCGGCATCCCAGTTGATTCCCTCATCGTCGCTTGCTTGATCTGTGTAAGGATCTCCCTTGGCGTCCTGTTCCTCGAAGTATTGTGATTGTCGGTTGAAGTCGTCGAGAGAGAAGAAGCCATCGTTAAGACCATCAGGATCCGCTTCATACTCTTCCACTTCCAcgtcgtcctcctcctcatcgtcctctTGGTAATCGTCTTTTCCTTCCTcaaactcttcttcttcctcgtcttcCCAATCGTTTTCTTGACCGTCCTCGAGTGCTTCGTCTCCCGATATTTGCTCTTCGTCCTCTTCTCCAGACACTTCGTCGctttcatcctcatcgtcggagcCAACCTCAAAGCCATCTTCTCCAAATTCAATTGTCTTGGAGTCAGCGCCGTTAACAGCAATCTCTTTACGTTCCTCCAGCTCAGCAAGGGCCTCCTCAGAGTACTTTAGGACGCCTCCAATAATTCTCTTGGCTTGTTGCCAAACCTGTCCCGTTTCGAAGCCATCGACGTAAACCTTGCGCATCTTGAGAACATCCTCGCTTCCAACAGCGCCTCTCTTGCGCTTGCGGTTCTCTTTTAATCTTTCCTGCTGTTCATCGCCGACTTGCGAAGCAAATCCTTCAAGAGTTTGTTTAACGAGGTTAAGAGAATCGGTCGGGATAGAAGCACTAGGCTGGAGGAAATTGTGTCGCTTGCCATCGGCTAGAGTTTCGAGAAGCGCCAGAACATGGCTGTTTGTGAGGGAATCGGGAGCGGCCATGGTGAGCGGCGCGGCAGTCAAGGTATGTGAGGTAGAAGTGAGCGATGGCGACGTCTGAGCGGCCATGCTCTGGTGTGAGTAGGTTGAGCAGAGCTGATTTGCACTGCTTCAATGTTGTAAAAGCCTGTGTCAGAAGAAGAACGTTGTGTGATTTTCCTGTGATGACTTCGGTTGAGGTGAAGCTGAAGACGAGACAAGATAATTGATAGCAGGAAAAAATTTGGGAGAGTCGACTAGGCCCCGCGACGAGCAAAATTTAGGCGTTGTGATTGGTCAATTATCCTTAGCCAAGACGATTGATAAGAGATAAGAAACGAACCCTTTGCGCTGGAGTCTTGGTGGATTTGGCTGGAGCCTGGGCCACTTCATCATTGGACTTTTGCCCAGCTCGTCACCAACCCGCCTGAAGTGCTTCCGTGTCCACCTCAAAGCCAGAATTGTATCCTCCGTCATCTTTCGAAACCTATCCCTGACTTTGACCTGCCGTCTCGACGCAGGCTTGATAAATCATCATGGCGATACAGTATGATTTTCCACGGCTGATCAATTTCTCCCGCCCGCTAATCAATAGTTAATTTGACAGCTACCTTATTCTCCTATCTCGCCAAGGCAAAGTGGTACGTACGGTCGCTCACATGCACCTCTTAACATGATCACTGACTAGTCACGACAGCGTCTTGCTAAATGGTTCTCAACCCTCTCGCCCAAGGATAAGGCCAAGATCGTCAAGGATGTATCTCAGCTTGTGCTCGCTCGTAGAACGCGCATGTGCAACTTCCTCGAATACAAGGGTCGGCTTCCCTCCGCCCCTTTTGTTATTTGTTTCAACGAGCTCATGCTCACCTCTGAACAGATACTAAGATCGTCTACCGCCGATATGCCTCGCTCTTTTTCATCGCCGGCTGCTCCTCCGACGATAACGAGCTGATCACCCTCGAAATTATTCACCGATACGTCGAACAGATGGATAAATACTATGGCAATGTGTGCGAGCTTGATATTATCTTCTCCTTTACCAAAGCATACTACATTCTCGACGAAATCCTTCTCGCGGGCGAGCTGCAGGAGACGAGCAAAAAGAACATTCTTCGCTGCATCGGCCAGCAAGATTCTCTTGAAGATATGGAGGTGAGTGACGTCCAGCTTGATAAACTGTGAAGTTTTGTGATAGCCCGGCAACCTACACCCAAATTACCCACCATCGTCGCAGGCCAGCTGACGCCAACCTTTTCCACAAGGTCGAGGACGAAGTTACAAAGATCATGTAAACATTCCTCAACGATCTTGTAATTGCTGTCCGGCACTAGTTCGACCTCGCTTCACGAAACGTCAAATCGACCCGTCCAATTTCATAACAAGCTTTCATACGAGCTACAGCATTATCACTGGCCAAGGATTGACTTTGGATCAACAGGTCGACGAACAAATAATAGGGTCGCTCAAGGAGACGGGAGTTTTGTAACGTGAACGTCTCGGGCGGCTGAGAATCTCTTCGATGGGAAGAGAGGACACGCATGTTTACATCGTGGGAACCGGCGCAGATGGTGTTTGGGAGTCTCAGGCTATGAAGGCCTTGTTTTGTAGATCTTTGACGGTGGAAAACCACCTTCTTTCATATCAAGAGATGAGGCCTCTGGGTGGGTGGTTACGGCAGCTTGCGGCGATCGGTGCAGATGCGCTCAGGCCATTTGCGTCGAGCATTGACGGACCACTGGAAGGATACCGAGTCTTGAGCGTAAAGCAGAAGCACTGCTATATGGCCATCGCCAGATGCTGTATGCCATTGAGAATGCTCGATCCTGACACGTTTGCTTCCTCCATGTGCTCAACAAACCCGTTTTCAACCGCATTGCTTCGTCGCAAACACCCCCACCCAGAACCAAAATCAAGAAAGCGATTGTCATTATTTTTCctgtttttcttttccatttccattgTTGAACTGACATTAGATCATGACTTGAGTAATGGATCCGTTTCATTGTTCGAAAGACGATGCACCATGCGATGAAGCGCGTGGTTACGGGACAGAGTCCTATTCGCCAATACTGGTCACTCGTGGGGCCCCCTTATTGCAGTGCCACAAACCCACGCATTCAGATCTTCATCAGAACCACGAGCTTGCCATGGAGAACATGGGCGGATCGATTGGATTGTAAGTTGGCAGCTGCAAAGAAATCGCCTATCAATTTGGGATTTCGAGTTTGTCTCATGAGATCCAAAAGATGAAGCATGAGCTGTCATGACAGGGGAGGACCCCTTGATTCGCCTTGGCTACTAAGCCTCTAGCCTAGATAGGTTGACCCTGACCCTGGCAGTGCCGAAACCAGCTGGCGCAATCTGGACCCCCCCGGAATTCCCAACAATGGccgagaccaagaccggGTTAAGCTCAGCTCAACTCGCATCATGAGCTTAGTATCAGGATCCCGTGGTCTGCCGCAGCATTAATCACATCAGGTTTGAGTGGGTTTCCACGTCGTTGGACAATATGTGacacagaacagaacagcgCAGCGCAAGCAACGCAACACAACGCAGCGCTACGCTATTACATGCTACTACCGATGCCACGCAAACGCAAATGCAAGACAAAGTTGCAgtccatcatcatccgcTGACCATTATCCCCTCCATCCCGTCCCATCCCATTCCATTCCACCGTATCCCGAAGCCGGTCACTCCCATCCATCCTCTTAATcagtcaatcaatcaattcattCGATTTTGGCCCCTCACCTTATCAGTCATCATTTCCTTTTCTTGTTCTCATGTTTCTTTGTTGGCCTTGGTTCTGCTTACGATTTTAACCAAGTGAAATCATCTTCTTCGAGCTGTCACTTGCTTATCTCAACAACCATTACTTCCCCTTTTCATCAACACCGACTGACCAGGTACATACACTCGGCAATCTCTCGCCCAATCTTGATCAACAGTCCCTGCGTACATATCTACTAGACTAGGTActtgtcgtcatcatcatcagcatccaaaatctttttttatcttAGGGCTCAGGGTTCTGCCGACTGCATTGTATCATCACGGCCGTGTTCTAAGTTACTGATTGCGCCCCTCTCCAAAACGGCAGGTTCTGGCGATCTTCAATCACCGACTTGTATTCGTCCAAACCCTATCGCCGCCCATCCTCAATCTTCCCCCTCCATCATCAGATTCCAAGAGCTATCGCGACCAACTCAATACATTCCTACTGTTTGggcacctacctacctactcgACTGTCGCGTCGCATTGCTCTCCTTGTCGCGACAACTGTCACCTTCCGACTACGGCCCACCAAAACTCCACGCTGACGCAATCTGTTCCCTTGACCTcactcagggtatcagaaacataagaagcataagagacgaaattagtcgATTAGCTTATGCTGCTTATACTAGACTTCTGAGGCTATtgatttttataccctaacAGACCTCAATATGAAGGTAATTGATTTTGAGTCCGCTACAACTACTGTTACTCAAACTTTCGCAGTATCTACCAGTCCAAGACTTCGAGGCGGTGACGAGCACGCTAAACTTCAACACTCCCGACTGCAACGTTACGGGCGGATGCGATCTTTACACAACGAAAGCATCAGGTACCGACAAGAAGCTCTACAAAAACATCGACAATGACCTAAACTCGCAACACGAGGCTCTCCTAAAGCTTGGCGCTAGCCTCTCACCACCTGAACGCGCTCATATGCTAGCCACATCACCAAGCATGCAAATGTTCTCGCATTCAAGCGCTTTTGGTCCACTTTCCGAGCTTTCAAGCCGCAAGACGTTTGCGTACCTTATTGCGACACTCAATGCAAGTCACCCACACTACGACTTTTCTCACGTGCTTCGACCCAACGACTTCAAACGTGAGCGGAACTTGCGCCGCGTCATGATCAACCTCGATTCCATTCTACAAAACGTAAGGCCCAATTTCGAGCCCAAGTCTTTAGGATCTTCGCTAGGCAGCGAGGCGACTTCATCAATCTGGGGACCTCAATGTTGGTCGTTGATC includes:
- a CDS encoding hypothetical protein (BUSCO:33368at5125), with protein sequence MSDVTEQTAPAIEKAAATSNESLAPPADDVANVTEKVESATITPAIGTPSVGTPNTDFLIANDQDPNSKKVTLADLSAKGAALYAHRNYEEAAEVFSRASILQAELNGEISPDNAEILFHYGRSLFKVGQSKSDVLGGTAAPEKKKKSAETRPKKPAQAEAENVAQESIDIVAEQKEGEKKLEDIKGDKKALFQFTGDENFDESDEEEDAEDEEDEEEDDDLATAFEILDLARVCYLKRLEALEKEEQDESSKGKEVAEGDSPVMRHVKERLADTHDALSEISLENERYPNAIEDGRTSLKYKLELYPEESEIIAEAHFKLSLALEFASVTTPGDDGANAKREEMDQGLRDEAVKEMELAIKSSKLKLQNKEVELATMASPEDNELARKSIQEMKEVIGDMEQRLVDLRNDPVDTKDILGADASIGGILGAAIGESADETKARVEEAKKTATDLSGLVRKKNKEETATEAAPKLAPEAEANGKRKAEEPAEDAEAKKTRVEA
- the VAS2 gene encoding AP-1 adaptor complex sigma subunit Aps1: MAIHYLILLSRQGKVRLAKWFSTLSPKDKAKIVKDVSQLVLARRTRMCNFLEYKDTKIVYRRYASLFFIAGCSSDDNELITLEIIHRYVEQMDKYYGNVCELDIIFSFTKAYYILDEILLAGELQETSKKNILRCIGQQDSLEDMEVEDEVTKIM
- a CDS encoding hypothetical protein (BUSCO:35828at5125), whose product is MKYLPVQDFEAVTSTLNFNTPDCNVTGGCDLYTTKASGTDKKLYKNIDNDLNSQHEALLKLGASLSPPERAHMLATSPSMQMFSHSSAFGPLSELSSRKTFAYLIATLNASHPHYDFSHVLRPNDFKRERNLRRVMINLDSILQNVRPNFEPKSLGSSLGSEATSSIWGPQCWSLIDKEMHLNECTIFSYNPDSDPFEEDESAIWASHYFFFNRALKRVAYLYVRVVPVISSHSPTLQPANLANRSNQQLESAGAQKRANYWLGENAELVPYNEGDENLNDDGLFWNRGENGDLVAYSDDEFEDEFEDDMVLDRSPDRFMSEDIAGRMEI
- a CDS encoding hypothetical protein (BUSCO:28064at5125), which codes for MAAQTSPSLTSTSHTLTAAPLTMAAPDSLTNSHVLALLETLADGKRHNFLQPSASIPTDSLNLVKQTLEGFASQVGDEQQERLKENRKRKRGAVGSEDVLKMRKVYVDGFETGQVWQQAKRIIGGVLKYSEEALAELEERKEIAVNGADSKTIEFGEDGFEVGSDDEDESDEVSGEEDEEQISGDEALEDGQENDWEDEEEEEFEEGKDDYQEDDEEEDDVEVEEYEADPDGLNDGFFSLDDFNRQSQYFEEQDAKGDPYTDQASDDEGINWDADPLSAAKPNAKSQKAQPAEDEEDSDDEGGPTFGNVDLNAPEGDSEDEGMDMDDMDDEENDMNANEVYYKDFFAPPRRKYQGGKPKKSVKFQNEKPDDADVERAMADVKRDLFDDESEQEDSDDALSDVSAGDPKSRRSAHERRQAKLAEEIRKLEAASVAKREWALSGEAAAVDRPVNSLLEEDLDFEHVGKPIPVITPEVSESIEDLIKRRILAQEFDEVIRRRPDTEGAAAGTRRGLVELDDSKATKGLAEIYEEEHVKNQDPDSYVSQSDEKLQREEKEVEAMWKDVCARLDSLSSWHYKPKPTAPSLSVVADVATIAMEDAQPTTAQGVTGESSRMAPQEIYKAGSTEKAANGEVVTKAGLPVARQEMSREDKARRRRREKERVRKAGGVDGGKVVSKRAKMQRDAVADLKKGGVKVINRKGEITDVDGNKAKNVKIASGGNYKL